TAACGATCTCATCCACTTCAACTTTATCTTTAAATGTAAGCTCTCGCCCCGTGGAGTAAGTAAGCAGCTTGGTTATCAGGTTTTTCGCAAATAGTTCTTTTCGCTCTGCTAATGCTCCAATCAAGTCTAGTTCATTGATTAAATATTCACCGGATGGCAACTCGCTGGATCCGTCGACTTTTCTACCTTGCGCCTGTCTGGCAATCTTACCGCTACCAGAAAAAATGGTGTAATGCTCACGAAAACCGCCAATAGGATCGTAGTGCTCCAGACCGAACCCCCAGGGATCGATGCGCGCATGACAGTCTCTACAAGACTCAACCTCACGGTGTTTAGCCAGCTGTTCACGAATAGTCGTTGCGCCTCGGGTATCCGGCTCAATAGGTGGAACGTCAGGTGGCGGTGGAGACGGTGGCGTACCAAGAATATTCTCAAGAACCCACACGCCCCTTACTACGGGTGAAGTTTCTACTCCATTGGCCGAAGCGGTCAGCACACTTGCGTGACCCAGCAATCCTTGTCGTCGAGCCGAGGCAGGCAAGGATGTCTTCCGGAAGGTTTCGCCAAAATCACCTTCCAAGCCATAGTGCTTAGCCAAAGCACCGTTCACAAAGGTGTAAGATCCATTTATAAAGTCAGTGATAGGACGATTTTCCCGCAGCACGTAATCAAAGAAGAGTTGGGTCTCCGTTTTCATGGCCACCTCCATCCGCTTTTTATAGTAATTAGGATACTGAGCATTACTCGGCGGCATGGTGCCTATCTTGTCCAGTCGGAGCCAAGCTCTTGGAAACTGTTCGATGAAGGCCTTGGATCGTGGATCATTGAGGAGGCGTTTAACCTGCTGAATGAGTGTTTTCTTCTGAGTCAGTTTTTTGGACGCTGCCAGTTTAAGTAATTCCTCATCTGGCATGGATGACCATAAGGTATAAGACAGCCGAGATGCCAATTCGTAAGCATCGAGCGTAGTTCCATTTTCTGAGTTGCCCTCATCCAGAAAGAGAAACCTTGGAGAAGTAAGTATAGCCGAAAGCCCCAGCTTGATCGCTTCTTCATGATCAATTCCCGCTTTGATACGTCCCAGAGCATAGTCGATGTAATGCTGTATCTCTGAACGCTTGACCGGACGGCGAAACGCCTTTTTCGCAAACGCAGTCATCATCTGTGGAATGTTCACCTTGCTGGGATTCGTTTCTTTGCCGATAATGTTGCGGTGTCCTCGAGTTGGCCATTCACGCTCTATAGGTCCTTCCAATTTCATTTCGTAGACTCGGACTCGCGGGCCCACGTAAAACTGCGATATGTATAAGCGAGTCTCAGGATTGATCTGACTTTCAGGCAATGGAATGCCCTGTTCCGTCATTCTATCAATATCGGCATTCCCAGGGATCTTTGCATAGGGATGATAGGCATTGATGACTCGATTCAAGATACCCTTAGCCGCACCTGGACCGTTGATGTAGTTAATGAATGGAATCGATCCTTCCGACATCCATGAAGAAACCTCAAAGGTAGCTGGCTTATTATCGAGTAGATCAAAAACCCCTTCCAGCTTACGCCCCGACAAATTCCCTTTATCCAAGAAACGTTTTTCAGTCGCATGCCAGATGCCAAGCTTTATGGGATCGGTTAGGTCCAGTTGGAGCACATTTGGATCATAGGGATTTATACGTCCAACAGCCTCTGCTGTTACACTGATTTGATATGTTCCATCTGCAGGCACTCCAGTCTTCACAAAATCCAACGGAGGATTGGTTCTTCGATCTGCTGGTTCACCGTGCGCAATGTCAAAAAAGTTTCCTGATTCATCCAACACGCTGTATTTAACCTGAGCATTTCCTCTGGTCTGTTTAGTGAAATCTTCAGGCTTAAATATCCAGGTTTTCTTTTCCGGTCTTTCTTTCCCAAATACCAATGCCTGATCTAAGTAAATGCGTGCTGCCTTGAGATACAAAGCCAACTGATGTTGAGATAACACCTGAGCTTCACCAATATTGGTAAATCCGTGTTTTTCCTG
This genomic stretch from Opitutia bacterium ISCC 52 harbors:
- a CDS encoding DUF1592 domain-containing protein, with product MKIKYLSILSCFIGLSTSAADNPNLGPDVVPFVKQYCLDCHNDDKEKGDRSFEAFLQNPEDPNELFTLEEIVDLLNLGDMPPDEDDVLQPPSEERRKAVDSITEYLLAVEENRAPSETVLRRLTRYEYNNSMRDLLGVNPDIADATTQFPIDQEKHGFTNIGEAQVLSQHQLALYLKAARIYLDQALVFGKERPEKKTWIFKPEDFTKQTRGNAQVKYSVLDESGNFFDIAHGEPADRRTNPPLDFVKTGVPADGTYQISVTAEAVGRINPYDPNVLQLDLTDPIKLGIWHATEKRFLDKGNLSGRKLEGVFDLLDNKPATFEVSSWMSEGSIPFINYINGPGAAKGILNRVINAYHPYAKIPGNADIDRMTEQGIPLPESQINPETRLYISQFYVGPRVRVYEMKLEGPIEREWPTRGHRNIIGKETNPSKVNIPQMMTAFAKKAFRRPVKRSEIQHYIDYALGRIKAGIDHEEAIKLGLSAILTSPRFLFLDEGNSENGTTLDAYELASRLSYTLWSSMPDEELLKLAASKKLTQKKTLIQQVKRLLNDPRSKAFIEQFPRAWLRLDKIGTMPPSNAQYPNYYKKRMEVAMKTETQLFFDYVLRENRPITDFINGSYTFVNGALAKHYGLEGDFGETFRKTSLPASARRQGLLGHASVLTASANGVETSPVVRGVWVLENILGTPPSPPPPDVPPIEPDTRGATTIREQLAKHREVESCRDCHARIDPWGFGLEHYDPIGGFREHYTIFSGSGKIARQAQGRKVDGSSELPSGEYLINELDLIGALAERKELFAKNLITKLLTYSTGRELTFKDKVEVDEIVSRVSQSGYGMEDLLVEVLLSSIFRSR